A window from Prochlorococcus marinus CUG1435 encodes these proteins:
- a CDS encoding inward rectifier potassium channel: MELTELIKDYVATELLSSIELDFLEGELWETTQHIAEINTVFKAPKKICEKLDLDEKSCWLLCCAAVLDSSRPLKNGQKRVHDFKKLINQYEINFV; this comes from the coding sequence GTGGAATTAACTGAGCTAATCAAAGATTACGTAGCGACAGAATTATTATCAAGTATTGAACTTGATTTTCTTGAAGGAGAGTTATGGGAAACTACTCAACATATTGCTGAAATAAATACAGTTTTTAAAGCCCCAAAAAAAATATGTGAGAAATTAGATCTAGATGAAAAATCTTGTTGGCTATTATGTTGTGCAGCTGTACTTGACTCCTCAAGACCTTTAAAGAACGGACAAAAAAGAGTTCATGATTTTAAAAAATTAATTAATCAATATGAAATTAACTTCGTATAA
- a CDS encoding heat-labile enterotoxin alpha chain yields the protein MKHLLIASILFFIPLGAFADERHRQIEYEAINLVIKKYGKGLENRLKGTELNPNYRSWYENDCFVSVAAGTYQESNWSSMEWFSVNICSDSVEIMESE from the coding sequence ATGAAACATTTACTTATTGCATCAATCCTTTTTTTTATACCTTTAGGAGCTTTTGCTGATGAAAGGCACAGACAAATTGAGTACGAAGCTATAAATCTTGTTATTAAAAAATATGGAAAAGGCTTAGAAAATAGATTAAAAGGAACTGAATTAAATCCCAATTATCGAAGTTGGTATGAGAATGATTGTTTTGTAAGTGTTGCTGCAGGTACATACCAAGAAAGTAATTGGTCCTCAATGGAGTGGTTTAGCGTTAATATCTGTTCTGATTCTGTTGAAATAATGGAAAGTGAATGA